Proteins co-encoded in one Thermochromatium tepidum ATCC 43061 genomic window:
- a CDS encoding YbaB/EbfC family nucleoid-associated protein, translated as MKALGGLLKQAQKMQEDMQQAQARLAQEETTGEAGGGLVKVTMNGQHQAKRVEIDPSLMGEDKEMLEDLITAAINAASQRIAEKAKETMAELTAGMPLPPGMKLPWS; from the coding sequence ATGAAGGCACTGGGTGGCCTGCTCAAGCAGGCGCAAAAGATGCAGGAAGACATGCAGCAGGCGCAGGCGCGTCTGGCACAGGAAGAGACCACCGGCGAGGCCGGAGGCGGCCTAGTCAAGGTCACCATGAACGGCCAGCATCAGGCCAAGCGCGTTGAGATCGATCCCTCGCTCATGGGTGAAGACAAGGAGATGCTCGAAGACCTGATCACGGCTGCTATCAATGCCGCTAGCCAGCGTATCGCCGAGAAGGCCAAGGAGACCATGGCCGAGCTGACCGCTGGCATGCCGCTGCCGCCGGGCATGAAGCTGCCCTGGTCTTGA
- the recR gene encoding recombination mediator RecR — protein sequence MDEHSLLNQLIEALRCLPGIGPRSARRIAFYLLERDREGGARLARVMAEAMVAIRRCARCRTLTEHEVCALCANPNRDDSLLCIVEQPSEVVAIEQATDYRGRYFVLGGRLSPLDGIGPDELGFEVLEARLRDEAIAEVILAISPTVEGEVTARFIADRAARYGTRVTRIAHGVPLGGELEHIDGGTLALAFSGRHTF from the coding sequence GTGGATGAGCATTCGCTCCTGAACCAGCTGATCGAGGCCCTGCGCTGTCTGCCGGGTATTGGTCCGAGGTCGGCGCGACGCATCGCCTTCTATTTGTTGGAGCGCGACCGTGAAGGCGGCGCACGTCTGGCGCGGGTGATGGCCGAGGCGATGGTCGCGATCCGGCGCTGCGCGCGCTGTCGCACCCTGACCGAACACGAGGTCTGCGCGCTTTGCGCCAATCCTAACCGCGACGACTCGCTGCTGTGTATCGTCGAGCAACCTTCGGAGGTGGTGGCCATCGAGCAGGCGACCGATTATCGTGGACGTTATTTCGTGCTCGGTGGACGGCTCTCGCCGCTCGACGGCATCGGCCCGGACGAGCTTGGGTTCGAGGTGCTTGAGGCGCGTCTGCGCGATGAGGCCATCGCCGAGGTCATCCTCGCCATCAGCCCAACGGTCGAGGGTGAGGTCACAGCGCGCTTCATCGCCGATCGCGCCGCCCGTTACGGCACGCGCGTGACCCGTATCGCCCATGGCGTGCCCCTGGGCGGCGAGCTGGAACACATCGACGGCGGCACCCTGGCGCTGGCCTTCTCCGGACGCCATACATTCTGA
- a CDS encoding histidine triad nucleotide-binding protein: MSDTIFGRIASGEIPADLVYKDEDVVAFRDINPQAPTHLLVIPRKPIPTLDAAKPEDTELLGKLLLVAAQVAREAGIAERGYRTVINCNAEAGQTVFHLHLHVLGGRPMQWPPG; this comes from the coding sequence ATGTCCGACACGATTTTTGGCCGGATCGCTTCTGGCGAGATCCCCGCCGATCTCGTCTACAAGGACGAAGACGTGGTGGCCTTTCGGGACATCAATCCCCAGGCGCCGACGCATCTGCTGGTGATCCCGCGTAAGCCGATCCCGACCCTAGACGCCGCCAAGCCCGAGGATACCGAGCTGCTCGGTAAGCTGCTCTTGGTCGCGGCCCAGGTCGCGCGCGAGGCCGGTATCGCCGAGCGCGGCTATCGCACCGTCATCAACTGCAATGCCGAGGCCGGACAAACCGTCTTCCATCTGCATCTGCACGTCCTTGGTGGGCGTCCCATGCAGTGGCCGCCGGGTTGA
- the minC gene encoding septum site-determining protein MinC — protein MTAADGGGAFELKAAGFTLPIIRLFDTDLDTLASRLGIKVDQAPEFFRNTPVVIDLSELPRNGPPVPLPKLIGLLRGYGMIPFGVRGADPEQAAAAEALNLAVLSDSYLRRIKSADELEIKPEPVAGNLAKVSEKAQPTPGTAQARPAAAHSGFMLITKPVRSGQRVYAVGGDLSIIAPVSSGAELMADGNIHVYGPLRGRALAGMSGNLEARIFCHDLQAELISIAGHYRVSEGIPNELRGVPVQVFLEQKILRIEKL, from the coding sequence ATGACAGCCGCCGATGGCGGCGGCGCCTTCGAACTCAAGGCCGCCGGTTTTACGCTCCCCATCATCCGCCTGTTCGATACGGATCTGGATACCTTAGCCTCGCGGCTCGGTATCAAGGTCGATCAGGCACCGGAGTTCTTTCGTAATACCCCGGTCGTGATCGATCTGAGCGAACTGCCGCGCAACGGGCCACCGGTTCCCTTGCCCAAACTCATTGGGCTGCTGCGTGGCTATGGCATGATCCCCTTCGGGGTGCGTGGCGCCGATCCCGAGCAGGCCGCCGCCGCCGAAGCGCTCAATCTAGCGGTGTTGAGCGATTCCTATCTCCGGCGCATCAAGTCGGCGGATGAGCTAGAGATCAAGCCTGAACCCGTGGCCGGCAATCTGGCCAAGGTGTCTGAAAAGGCCCAACCGACTCCAGGAACGGCGCAAGCACGCCCGGCTGCCGCCCACTCAGGGTTTATGCTGATCACCAAACCTGTGCGTTCCGGCCAGCGTGTCTATGCCGTCGGTGGGGATCTGTCGATCATCGCGCCGGTCAGCTCAGGCGCTGAGCTGATGGCCGACGGTAACATCCACGTCTATGGTCCGCTGCGCGGACGTGCGCTCGCCGGCATGAGCGGTAACCTGGAGGCGCGTATCTTCTGCCACGACCTTCAGGCCGAATTGATTTCGATCGCCGGACACTATCGTGTCAGCGAAGGTATTCCAAACGAACTGCGCGGTGTCCCGGTCCAGGTCTTTCTGGAGCAGAAGATCCTGCGTATTGAGAAACTCTGA
- the minD gene encoding septum site-determining protein MinD — translation MARIIVITSGKGGVGKTTTAAAMSMGLAQRGKRTVVIDFDVGLRNLDLIMGCERRVVYDFINVINGEANLNQALIRDKRCDNLYVLPASQTRDKDALTKDGVERVLSDLGDNYDFIVCDSPAGIEHGAYMAMYFADDAIVVTNPEVSSVRDSDRMLGILSSRSKRAEENLEPIREYLLLTRYDPQRVANGEMLSVDDVQEILSLRLLGVIPESKAVLNASNAGIPVILDRESDAGQAYSDMVLRYLGEDVPHRFLHPEKKGLLSRIFKG, via the coding sequence TTGGCAAGAATCATCGTGATCACTTCGGGAAAGGGCGGAGTCGGCAAGACGACCACTGCCGCCGCCATGTCCATGGGTTTGGCTCAGCGTGGTAAGCGCACCGTCGTCATCGACTTCGACGTCGGTCTGCGTAACCTGGATCTCATCATGGGGTGCGAGCGGCGCGTCGTTTATGACTTCATCAACGTCATCAACGGCGAGGCCAATCTCAATCAGGCCCTGATTCGCGATAAGCGCTGCGACAACCTCTATGTGCTACCGGCCTCGCAGACGCGCGACAAGGATGCCCTGACCAAGGACGGCGTGGAACGCGTGCTCAGCGATCTAGGGGACAATTACGACTTCATCGTGTGCGATTCGCCTGCCGGGATCGAGCACGGTGCCTATATGGCCATGTATTTTGCCGACGATGCCATCGTGGTGACCAATCCCGAGGTCTCGTCGGTGCGCGACTCGGATCGGATGCTCGGGATCCTCTCCAGCCGTTCGAAGCGCGCCGAGGAGAATCTAGAACCGATTCGCGAGTATCTGCTCCTGACCCGCTATGATCCGCAGCGCGTAGCCAACGGCGAGATGCTGAGCGTCGATGACGTCCAGGAGATCCTGTCGCTGCGCTTGCTTGGCGTCATCCCTGAGTCCAAGGCGGTGCTCAACGCCTCCAATGCTGGCATCCCCGTCATCCTCGACCGCGAGAGCGACGCCGGTCAGGCCTATAGCGACATGGTGTTGCGTTATCTGGGCGAAGATGTTCCGCACCGGTTCCTCCATCCGGAAAAAAAGGGTCTGCTGAGTCGCATCTTCAAGGGGTGA
- the minE gene encoding cell division topological specificity factor MinE, with product MGLLDYFVSSRPKTMGNASVAKERLQILVAHDRVARDKPSYLPQLQQEILAVIRKYVEVDMDAISVTYEQAESHEVLELNIILPESGSSRGA from the coding sequence ATGGGTCTGCTCGACTATTTCGTCTCCTCCCGCCCCAAGACGATGGGCAATGCCAGTGTGGCCAAGGAACGCTTGCAGATCCTCGTCGCCCATGATCGCGTCGCGCGAGACAAGCCTTCTTATCTTCCGCAGCTCCAGCAAGAGATCCTGGCGGTGATTCGTAAATATGTTGAGGTCGACATGGACGCGATCTCGGTGACCTATGAGCAGGCCGAGTCGCACGAGGTGCTGGAACTCAACATTATCCTCCCCGAGTCGGGGTCGTCGCGCGGAGCCTAA
- the dapE gene encoding succinyl-diaminopimelate desuccinylase, which yields MSPTLELTCELIRCPSVTPEDQGCQGLIAERLAALDFTLEPMPYGEVQNLWARRGTEGPLLCLAGHTDVVPPGPLDLWDSDPFDPVIRDGLLYGRGAADMKGSLAAMVTAVESFVAVHPDHPGSIAFLLTSDEEGPAVNGTAKVVERLQQRGEHIDYALVGEPSSREQLGDSIKNGRRGSLSGFLTIQGKQGHVAYPHLAKNPFHAAVDALAALCAEVWDRGNDYFPPTSFQIANLNMGTGAENVIPDRLEVQFNLRFSTELDPETIKRRVRAILDRGDFDYELAWRLSGHPFLTTPGKLVEAARAAIREVCGLETELSTGGGTSDGRFIAPTGAQVVELGPLNATIHQVNECIAVADLDQLHRIYGRLIEQLLLPRAE from the coding sequence ATGTCGCCCACGCTCGAACTGACCTGTGAACTCATCCGCTGTCCCTCGGTGACCCCCGAGGACCAGGGCTGTCAGGGACTCATCGCCGAACGTCTGGCGGCGCTCGACTTTACCCTCGAGCCCATGCCCTACGGCGAGGTCCAGAATCTCTGGGCGCGGCGCGGGACGGAAGGCCCGCTACTGTGTCTGGCCGGACACACCGACGTAGTGCCGCCCGGCCCCTTGGATCTCTGGGACTCGGACCCCTTCGACCCGGTCATCCGCGATGGGCTGCTCTATGGTCGGGGCGCGGCGGACATGAAGGGCTCGCTCGCGGCCATGGTGACGGCGGTCGAGTCGTTCGTGGCCGTGCACCCGGATCATCCGGGGTCGATCGCGTTCCTGCTCACCAGCGACGAAGAGGGTCCGGCGGTGAACGGCACCGCCAAGGTCGTCGAGCGGCTGCAGCAGCGCGGCGAGCACATCGACTATGCCCTTGTCGGCGAACCCTCGAGCCGCGAGCAATTGGGGGATTCGATCAAGAATGGACGGCGTGGCAGTCTCTCGGGCTTTCTGACCATCCAGGGCAAGCAGGGCCATGTGGCCTATCCGCATCTGGCCAAGAATCCCTTCCATGCGGCGGTGGACGCCCTGGCGGCACTCTGCGCCGAGGTTTGGGACAGGGGTAATGACTATTTTCCCCCAACCAGTTTCCAGATCGCCAATCTCAACATGGGCACCGGTGCCGAGAACGTCATCCCCGACCGGTTGGAGGTGCAGTTCAACCTGCGTTTCTCGACCGAACTCGACCCCGAGACCATCAAGCGCCGCGTGCGCGCCATCCTGGATCGGGGCGATTTCGACTACGAACTCGCCTGGCGTCTGTCGGGGCATCCCTTCCTGACGACGCCCGGCAAGCTGGTCGAGGCCGCGCGCGCGGCCATCCGCGAGGTCTGCGGGCTCGAAACCGAGCTCTCGACTGGCGGCGGCACCTCTGACGGACGCTTCATCGCACCGACCGGGGCGCAGGTGGTGGAACTGGGACCGCTCAACGCGACCATCCATCAGGTCAACGAATGTATCGCAGTCGCGGATCTCGATCAGTTACATCGAATCTATGGGCGCCTAATCGAGCAACTGCTGTTGCCGAGGGCGGAGTGA
- the dapD gene encoding 2,3,4,5-tetrahydropyridine-2,6-dicarboxylate N-succinyltransferase — MSDQQNIILEAFERRVEITPRTVETHVRDAVQDVIERLDQGKLRVAERRDGNWVVNEWVKKAVLLSFRIEDNAFMKGGFTNYYDKVPSKYADANAREFRAAGVRVVPPATARKGAYIAPGCVLMPSYVNIGAYVDSGTMVDTWATVGSCAQIGKNVHLSGGVGIGGVLEPVQAAPTIIEDNCFIGARSEIVEGVIVGEGAVISMGVYIGQSTKIYNRETGEILYGRVPPGAVVVPGNLPAQDGSHSLYCAVIIKQVDEKTRGKVGINELLRDI; from the coding sequence ATGAGCGACCAACAGAACATCATCCTCGAGGCCTTCGAGCGCCGCGTCGAGATCACACCACGCACCGTCGAGACCCATGTCCGCGACGCGGTACAGGACGTCATCGAGCGTCTGGACCAGGGCAAGTTGCGCGTGGCCGAGAGGCGCGACGGCAACTGGGTGGTCAACGAGTGGGTGAAGAAGGCGGTGCTCCTGTCTTTCCGCATCGAGGACAACGCCTTCATGAAGGGTGGTTTCACCAACTATTACGACAAGGTGCCCTCCAAGTACGCCGATGCCAACGCGCGCGAGTTTCGCGCGGCTGGGGTGCGCGTGGTGCCACCAGCGACGGCACGCAAGGGCGCCTACATCGCACCCGGCTGTGTACTGATGCCGTCCTATGTCAACATCGGCGCCTATGTGGACTCGGGCACCATGGTCGACACCTGGGCTACGGTCGGCTCCTGCGCCCAGATCGGCAAGAACGTCCATCTCTCCGGTGGGGTCGGGATCGGTGGGGTGTTGGAGCCGGTGCAGGCCGCCCCGACCATCATCGAGGACAACTGCTTCATTGGCGCGCGTTCCGAGATCGTCGAGGGCGTGATCGTCGGCGAGGGCGCGGTCATCTCAATGGGCGTCTACATCGGCCAGAGCACCAAGATCTACAACCGCGAGACCGGCGAGATCCTCTATGGCCGGGTCCCACCCGGCGCCGTGGTGGTCCCCGGCAACCTGCCAGCTCAGGATGGCAGTCATAGCCTCTATTGCGCCGTCATCATCAAGCAGGTCGATGAGAAGACGCGCGGCAAGGTCGGCATCAACGAGCTGCTGCGTGATATCTGA
- the dapC gene encoding succinyldiaminopimelate transaminase: MNPDLVRLQSYPFEKLAALKQGIDPLRERDPIALHIGEPKHPTPSLIAEALIAHLHRLSVYPTTRGLPELRAAIADWLESRFQPERGVRLRVDPERHILPVNGTREALFAIAQAVVDRTRPNPLVLMPNPCYQIYEGAALLAGAEPHYLACRPENGYIPDFDAVDAATWDRCQLLYLCSPGNPTGAVLDLSTLTRLIELAERYDFVIASDECYGDLYQNDDAPPPGLLQAAAALGNHDFERCLMFHSLSKRSNAPGLRSGFVAGDARLIRDFLTYRTYHGCAMSLPTQYASLAAWRDEAHVCTNRRLYREKFAAVSAILGPAMPVEVPAGGFFLWLETPIPDTDFARDLYAQENVTVLPGRFLSRAIDGDDPGAGRVRIALVAPLDECVDAAKRIRAFVERL, from the coding sequence ATGAATCCGGATCTCGTCCGACTCCAGTCCTATCCCTTCGAGAAGCTCGCCGCGCTCAAGCAGGGGATCGATCCGCTGCGCGAGCGCGATCCGATCGCCCTGCACATCGGCGAGCCCAAGCATCCGACGCCGAGCCTGATCGCCGAGGCGCTGATCGCCCATCTGCATAGACTCTCGGTCTATCCGACCACGCGCGGTCTGCCCGAGCTGCGCGCGGCCATCGCCGACTGGCTGGAGTCCCGTTTTCAGCCCGAGCGCGGTGTCAGGCTCAGGGTCGATCCAGAGCGCCACATCCTGCCGGTCAACGGCACCCGCGAGGCGCTGTTTGCCATCGCCCAGGCCGTCGTCGATCGCACCCGGCCCAATCCGCTCGTGCTGATGCCAAATCCCTGCTATCAGATCTACGAGGGCGCGGCACTCTTGGCTGGGGCCGAGCCGCACTATCTGGCCTGTCGGCCCGAAAATGGCTATATCCCGGATTTCGATGCGGTCGATGCGGCGACCTGGGACCGCTGTCAGTTACTCTATCTCTGCTCGCCCGGCAATCCGACCGGCGCCGTGCTCGATCTTTCAACCCTGACCCGATTGATCGAGCTGGCCGAGCGTTACGACTTTGTCATCGCCTCCGACGAATGCTATGGCGATCTTTATCAAAACGACGACGCCCCACCGCCCGGTCTGCTCCAGGCCGCCGCCGCGCTCGGCAACCACGACTTTGAGCGTTGTCTAATGTTCCATAGTCTGTCGAAGCGTTCGAACGCCCCGGGGCTACGCTCAGGCTTCGTCGCCGGCGATGCCCGGCTCATCCGCGACTTCCTCACCTATCGCACCTATCACGGCTGCGCCATGTCGTTGCCGACTCAGTACGCCAGCCTCGCCGCCTGGCGCGATGAGGCGCATGTTTGCACCAATCGGCGCCTCTATCGCGAGAAGTTCGCCGCCGTGAGCGCGATCCTCGGCCCAGCGATGCCGGTCGAGGTCCCCGCTGGCGGCTTTTTCCTGTGGCTTGAGACGCCGATCCCGGACACCGACTTTGCACGCGATCTCTATGCGCAGGAAAACGTCACCGTGTTGCCGGGACGTTTCCTCTCGCGCGCGATCGACGGCGATGATCCAGGCGCCGGACGGGTGCGCATCGCCCTGGTTGCCCCACTCGACGAGTGCGTCGATGCCGCCAAGCGCATCCGCGCCTTCGTCGAACGTCTCTGA
- the hemH gene encoding ferrochelatase, giving the protein MTFINTPDYRHDTPERLGVLLVNLGTPDSPSVPDVRRYLAEFLSDRRVVEMARLPWMLLLHGWILRTRPARSAHAYQSIWTQEGSPLLEIARRQATALQGLLDARLGGPVRVTLGMRYGRPSIASGLAELRAANARRVLILPLYPQYSATTVGSVFDAVARELMQWRWLPELRFVNQYHDEPAYIEALAASVRAHWAEHGQAERLLLSFHGIPQDYFDQGDPYFCHCHKTARLLAETLKLPAERWALSFQSRLGKQEWLKPYTSATLEDWGRSGIKSVQVLSPGFSADCLETLEEIAVENRKLFLEAGGQSYEYIHCLNDKADHMALIADLVVRHCSGWPEIERPAADANELVKRAERARACSPSG; this is encoded by the coding sequence ATGACCTTCATCAACACGCCCGACTATCGTCACGATACCCCGGAACGGCTCGGGGTCCTGCTCGTCAATCTCGGCACGCCAGACAGCCCGAGTGTGCCGGATGTGCGCCGCTATCTAGCCGAATTCCTCTCCGACCGGCGCGTGGTGGAAATGGCGCGCCTACCCTGGATGTTGCTCTTGCATGGCTGGATTCTGCGCACGCGCCCGGCGCGCTCGGCCCATGCCTATCAATCCATCTGGACGCAGGAAGGCTCACCGCTGCTGGAGATCGCGCGCCGCCAGGCCACAGCGCTCCAGGGCTTGCTTGACGCGCGTCTAGGTGGACCCGTCAGGGTCACGCTCGGGATGCGCTATGGCCGGCCATCGATCGCCTCGGGACTGGCCGAGTTGCGCGCGGCCAATGCGCGGCGGGTGCTGATCCTGCCACTCTATCCGCAATATTCGGCCACCACCGTTGGCAGCGTCTTCGACGCCGTGGCGCGTGAACTGATGCAGTGGCGCTGGCTGCCGGAGCTGCGTTTCGTCAACCAGTACCACGACGAGCCGGCCTACATCGAGGCGCTGGCCGCGAGTGTCCGCGCCCACTGGGCCGAGCATGGCCAGGCCGAACGCTTGTTGTTGTCCTTCCACGGCATCCCCCAGGACTATTTCGACCAGGGAGATCCCTATTTCTGCCACTGCCACAAGACCGCACGATTGCTCGCCGAGACGCTAAAACTGCCTGCGGAGCGCTGGGCGCTGTCGTTCCAGTCGCGTCTAGGCAAGCAGGAATGGCTCAAACCCTATACGAGTGCCACACTCGAAGACTGGGGACGCTCAGGGATAAAATCGGTCCAGGTGCTCTCGCCCGGATTCTCGGCCGACTGTCTGGAGACGCTCGAAGAGATCGCGGTCGAGAATCGCAAACTATTTCTCGAGGCGGGCGGCCAGTCTTATGAGTACATCCACTGTCTCAACGACAAGGCCGATCATATGGCACTGATCGCTGATCTGGTGGTGCGCCATTGCAGCGGCTGGCCTGAGATCGAGCGTCCCGCCGCCGACGCCAATGAGCTCGTCAAACGTGCCGAGCGGGCGCGCGCGTGCTCGCCGAGCGGTTGA
- a CDS encoding Stf0 family sulfotransferase → MTAASNALPDWWPQRLTAIERLAAWAEGGAPPEAPLELFLEISNLCDLKCAMCPTFSGLSPSRLYSLKEQERGLLDFEALRPHLESLLHQVIDVHCFGYGEPTLHTGFVALLRELGAYRVLIDFFTNGMHLDQALCEALVEQQVFSVTVSASGVEAAEYEPIYLGGRFETLLAGLRRLTACKRAQGSRYPRIEVNSIAFEHQVRRLPEFVELMADHGVEVIHLKTLQTFETTKELRGHRSILRPWVEGPILEEAERRAQARGLILATDQYLQTRVEDEAAWQAARGDLTATLPLSALAEAARTLKPVRPPPSHSTHERIDAWHLTPKDLEQVFAPIAPAGDAPFYCLEPFKTLYVRRSGHTKPCCFADDSGPSLGNLREVDGRVLWQGRPFQRLREGILSQGYPGSVCAHCLRHGYGPRQHDIPDRLAQYRDWLEVAWDYRLPVRLPTARLTNEQIVQRWRVASQADESRRRLLDEVRRLTPFGIPQTLVEGHLDGVISGILHGWVWAPGSPDLRLAVSLSLNGQAWQEVWADRSRDDLREAGKGDGAYAFMVEMAVIQGSVVIEARLAGTDWLLGRLQYGEMKPAPAPEVAVISAEIQAPDPDPIPFLLDYDPGLHEREILGYFARRANGRLRPALPDPDQRPDAVLVIAFTNRSGSNLLAEALAATGLVNRAHEAFNFDRVIDTCERAGLNDLAGYLDHLNPRLDDPPVLAIKLSWDQLFFLHRVGVIPHAWPRVEFVWVLRDDLLAQALSHLVAERTGAWSGAYPEPDLTRVLAELTAEDLVRKLEEITWAHRQFASYFALYGIEPVITDYEALAADPEGEARRVLERLGLIPAGWSWRFDRSAITLRRQRTPAMEAALRRLKRAIRGS, encoded by the coding sequence GTGACAGCCGCATCGAATGCCCTCCCCGACTGGTGGCCGCAACGCCTGACGGCCATCGAGCGCCTCGCCGCCTGGGCCGAGGGCGGCGCGCCGCCGGAGGCGCCACTGGAGCTCTTTTTGGAGATCAGCAATCTATGCGATCTCAAGTGCGCCATGTGTCCGACCTTCTCGGGCCTGAGTCCGAGCCGGCTCTATTCGCTCAAGGAGCAAGAACGCGGGCTCTTGGACTTCGAGGCACTGCGGCCGCATCTGGAGTCGCTCCTGCACCAGGTCATCGATGTCCACTGCTTCGGCTATGGCGAGCCGACCCTGCATACCGGGTTCGTCGCGCTGCTGCGGGAGTTGGGGGCCTATCGGGTCCTGATCGACTTCTTCACCAACGGGATGCATCTCGATCAGGCGCTGTGCGAGGCACTCGTTGAGCAGCAAGTCTTTAGCGTCACCGTCAGCGCCTCTGGGGTCGAGGCCGCGGAATACGAGCCGATCTATCTCGGCGGGCGTTTCGAGACCCTACTCGCCGGACTCAGGCGACTTACGGCCTGCAAACGCGCCCAGGGAAGCCGCTACCCGCGCATCGAGGTCAACTCGATCGCCTTCGAGCACCAGGTGCGCCGCTTGCCCGAGTTCGTCGAGCTCATGGCTGATCACGGGGTCGAGGTCATCCATCTCAAGACCCTCCAGACCTTTGAGACGACCAAGGAACTCCGCGGCCATCGCTCGATCCTGCGCCCCTGGGTCGAGGGTCCGATCCTCGAGGAGGCCGAACGACGGGCCCAGGCGCGCGGTCTGATCCTCGCGACCGATCAGTATCTCCAGACCCGGGTCGAGGATGAAGCAGCCTGGCAGGCCGCGCGCGGTGACCTCACCGCCACCCTGCCCCTGTCGGCACTCGCCGAGGCGGCGCGCACGCTCAAGCCCGTGCGCCCGCCTCCGAGTCACAGCACCCATGAGCGTATCGATGCCTGGCATCTGACGCCTAAAGACCTGGAGCAGGTCTTTGCACCCATCGCGCCCGCGGGCGACGCGCCTTTCTATTGCCTCGAGCCGTTCAAGACCCTCTATGTCCGGCGCAGCGGTCACACCAAACCCTGTTGCTTTGCCGACGACTCGGGGCCGTCTTTGGGCAATCTCAGGGAGGTCGATGGCCGGGTGTTATGGCAGGGACGACCCTTCCAGCGGCTACGTGAGGGCATCTTGTCCCAGGGCTATCCGGGTTCAGTGTGCGCCCACTGTCTGAGACACGGCTACGGACCACGCCAGCACGACATCCCGGACCGTTTGGCGCAGTATCGCGACTGGCTGGAGGTCGCCTGGGATTATAGACTCCCGGTCAGACTCCCGACGGCCAGGCTCACCAATGAGCAGATCGTCCAACGCTGGCGCGTGGCCAGCCAGGCAGACGAGTCGCGGCGCCGGCTGCTCGACGAGGTGCGCCGTCTGACACCGTTCGGAATCCCACAGACCCTGGTGGAGGGCCATCTCGACGGTGTGATCTCGGGCATCCTGCACGGCTGGGTGTGGGCCCCAGGGAGTCCGGATCTGCGTCTGGCGGTCAGCCTTAGCCTCAATGGCCAAGCCTGGCAAGAGGTGTGGGCCGATCGGTCGCGCGACGACCTCCGCGAGGCCGGCAAGGGGGATGGCGCCTATGCCTTTATGGTCGAGATGGCGGTCATCCAGGGGTCGGTGGTAATCGAGGCTCGGCTCGCAGGTACCGACTGGCTGCTGGGTCGGCTTCAATACGGCGAGATGAAACCAGCCCCTGCCCCAGAGGTCGCCGTCATTTCAGCCGAGATCCAGGCGCCCGATCCAGACCCCATCCCCTTCCTGCTCGACTACGACCCAGGTCTCCACGAACGCGAGATCCTGGGTTATTTCGCACGCCGCGCGAACGGGCGTCTACGCCCGGCGCTGCCCGATCCGGATCAGCGTCCAGATGCCGTCCTGGTCATCGCCTTTACCAATCGCAGCGGCTCGAACCTGTTGGCCGAGGCCCTGGCGGCGACCGGATTGGTCAACCGGGCGCACGAGGCCTTCAATTTCGATCGGGTCATCGACACCTGCGAGCGAGCAGGCCTAAACGATCTGGCCGGTTATCTCGACCATCTGAATCCCCGTCTCGACGACCCCCCGGTGCTTGCAATCAAATTGAGCTGGGATCAGCTCTTCTTCCTACACCGGGTCGGGGTCATCCCGCATGCTTGGCCGAGGGTGGAGTTCGTCTGGGTCCTGCGCGACGACCTCTTGGCCCAGGCCCTGTCCCATCTGGTGGCCGAACGCACGGGCGCCTGGAGCGGTGCCTATCCAGAACCCGACCTGACCCGCGTGTTGGCGGAACTGACAGCCGAAGACCTGGTGCGCAAACTAGAGGAGATCACCTGGGCACACCGACAGTTTGCTAGCTATTTCGCACTCTATGGCATCGAACCGGTGATCACCGACTACGAGGCGCTGGCCGCCGACCCCGAGGGGGAGGCCCGACGGGTACTGGAGCGGCTTGGATTGATCCCCGCCGGTTGGTCGTGGCGTTTTGATCGCTCGGCGATCACACTCCGCCGGCAGCGCACCCCCGCGATGGAGGCTGCGCTGCGCCGGCTCAAGCGGGCGATCCGCGGTTCATGA